Proteins from a genomic interval of Trifolium pratense cultivar HEN17-A07 linkage group LG6, ARS_RC_1.1, whole genome shotgun sequence:
- the LOC123890108 gene encoding uncharacterized protein LOC123890108 — protein MEVAICPHAQKQNSPTTGRKGSPGSQKDLWLVVREGSLNDVESALTSIKKSGGNINARNTFGLTPLHVAAWRNHIPIVRRLLAAGADPDARDGESGWSSLHRALHFGHLAVASILLQHGASITLEDSKSRIPIDLLSGNVFQVVGNEHSSVATEVFSWGSGANYQLGTGNAHIQKLPCKVDSLNGSIIKLISAAKFHSVALTDRGEVYTWGFGRGGRLGHPDFDIHSGQAAIITPRQVTTGLGSRRVMAIAAAKHHTVIATQGGEVFTWGSNREGQLGYTSVDTQPTPRRVSSLRSRIVAIAVANKHTAAVSDLGEVFTWGCNREGQLGYGTSNSASNYTPHVVESLKGKTLTKVSAAKYHTIVLGSDGEVFTWGHRLVTPKRVVITRNLKKSGSTPLKFHLKERLHVVSIAAGMVHSTALTEDGALFYWVSSDPDLRCQQLYAMCGRNMVNISAGKYWTSAVTATGDVYMWDGKKGKDKPLIATRMHGVKKVTSVSVGETHLLIVASLYHPAYPINMIDNSQKLKLNSRNSTEELNEDILFEDTDSNNTTYTVQNDNLRQRSTPSLKSLCEKVAAESLLEPRNAIQLLEIADSLGADDLKKYCEDIVMRNLDYIFSVSTHAVATAALDVLANLEKLFDQRSSEPWSYRRLPTPTATLPVIIDSEEDDNEIEYQRTCDIPTKMSALKLERQDSFLQPKDDSDSEISKVVRAIRKKLQQIEMLETKQSKGHLLDDQQIAKLKSKPVLESSLVELGIPVETSQNRESSSMLPEGKGNKKGKSTKKQRKKSSNKSSIEQTETESVYSKSEVIPESEDLLDIDILTSPNSKVEEDICKHSTADQGEKDLTFVVQKKDASELLNGKGPSPKVSKKKNKKGGLSMFLSGALDEAPKEVSPPPPPTPKNDGPAWGGAKFLKGSTSLREIQDEQSKIMGNKPAGVKDKVEDPTDFGSAGKIKLSSFLHSSPIPVVTTRSPQASDGDKNTPPWAAPVTPPQTSRLSLRDIQMQQVKKQQGLSSSPKTRTAGFTIATGQGSPSEATGMNRWFRPEVETPSSIRSIQIEEKAMKDLKRFYTSVKIVKKQQC, from the exons ATGGAAGTAGCTATTTGTCCACATGCACAGAAGCAGAATTCGCCGACAACAGGTCGCAAAGGTAGTCCTGGATCCCAAAAAGATTTGTGGCTTGTTGTGCGAGAAGGATCTCTGAATGATGTAGAGTCAGCATTGACATCAATAAAAAAGAGTGGGGGCAATATCAATGCGAGGAATACCTTCGGGCTTACTCCTCTTCATGTTGCAGCTTGGAGAAACCACATTCCCATTGTAAGGAGGCTTCTTGCGGCTGGTGCAGATCCTGATGCTAGA GATGGAGAATCAGGATGGAGTAGCCTTCATAGGGCTCTGCATTTTGGTCATCTTGCTGTTGCAAGCATCCTTCTTCAGCATGGTGCCTCGATTACATTGGAGGACTCTAAATCTCGAATACCTATAGATCTCTTATCTGGAAACGTGTTTCAGGTTGTTGGAAATGAACACAGTTCAG TTGCTACTGAGGTATTTAGTTGGGGAAGTGGTGCAAATTATCAGCTTGGAACTGGAAATGCACATATTCAAAAGCTACCATGCAAAGTTGATTCACTTAATGGCTCGATTATTAAGCTGATTTCTGCGGCGAAGTTCCACAGTGTTGCACTGACTGATCGTGGAGAAGTGTATACTTGGGGATTTGGAAGGGGCGGCCGTCTTGGGCATCCTGATTTTGACATACATAG TGGTCAAGCTGCCATCATCACTCCCCGCCAGGTGACTACTGGTTTGGGTTCTCGCAGAGTTATGGCAATTGCTGCAGCGAAGCATCATACTGTTATTGCTACTCAGGGCGGGGAAGTGTTCACTTGGGGATCCAATAGAG AGGGGCAGCTAGGGTACACTTCTGTTGATACACAACCCACACCTCGTAGAGTATCTTCTTTGAGGTCAAGAATTGTTGCCATTGCTGTAGCAAACAAACACACGGCTGCAGTTTCTGATTTAGGTGAAGTTTTTACTTGGGGTTGCAATAGAGAGGGTCAGCTTGGTTACGGCACCTCTAACTCGGCCTCTAACTACACCCCACATGTGGTCGAATCCTTGAAGGGAAAGACCTTGACCAAAGTTTCTGCTGCCAAATATCATACAATTGTATTAGGATCTGACGGAGAG GTATTTACCTGGGGTCATCGACTTGTTACTCCAAAACGTGTAGTGATTACTAGGAATTTAAAGAAAAGTGGAAGCACTCCTTTAAAGTTTCATCTCAAGGAACGACTTCATGTAGTTTCTATAGCTGCTGGAATGGTACACAGCACGGCTCTTACAGAAGATGGTGCATTATTTTATTGGGTCTCATCAGATCCTGATCTTAGATGCCAACAG TTATATGCTATGTGCGGAAGAAATATGGTTAACATATCTGCTGGAAAGTACTGGACTTCAGCAGTTACAGCTACTGGTGATGTTTACATGTGGGATGGGAAGAAAGGTAAGGATAAGCCGCTTATTGCAACTCGGATGCACGGTGTAAAGAAGGTTACTTCAGTTTCAGTTGGCGAAACACATTTATTAATTGTGGCTTCCCTTTATCATCCTGCCTATCCTATCAACATGATTGATAATTCTCAGAAGCTCAAGTTGAATAGCAGAAATAGTACGGAAGAGTTAAATGAAGACATTTTATTTGAAGATACTGATTCCAATAATACAACATATACGGTTCAAAATGATAATCTTAGACAGAGATCTACTCCTAGCTTAAAAAGTCTTTGTGAAAAAGTTGCAGCAGAGTCTCTACTGGAGCCACGGAATGCCATACAATTGCTTGAGATTGCTGATTCTCTTGGAGCAGATGATTTGAAGAAATATTGCGAG GACATTGTTATGCGCAACCTTGATTATATATTTTCAGTTTCAACACATGCTGTAGCAACTGCAGCACTAGATGTTCTTGCGAACCTTGAGAAATTGTTCGACCAGAGATCATCTGAGCCTTGGAGTTATCGACGACTCCCTACCCCAACTGCTACACTCCCTGTCATCATTGACAGTGAAGAGGATGATAATGAGATAGAGTATCAAAGGACCTGCGACATACCCACAAAAATGTCTGCACTGAAATTGGAAAGACAAGATTCCTTTCTACAGCCCAAGGATGATTCTGATAGTGAAATCTCCAAAGTAGTTCGTGCTATAAGGAAGAAGTTGCAGCAGATTGAGATGCTTGAAACTAAGCAGTCTAAAGGACATCTTCTCGATGACCAGCAGATCGCAAAACTTAAGTCTAAACCAGTACTTGAGAGCTCACTTGTAGAGCTAGGTATTCCTGTCGAGACTTCACAGAATAGAGAGTCATCTTCTATGCTACCAGAAGGGAAAGGTAATAAGAAAggtaaatcaacaaaaaaacaaaggaaaaagaGTAGCAACAAATCAAGCATAGAGCAGACAGAAACAGAATCTGTTTATTCTAAAAGTGAAGTGATCCCCGAGTCTGAAGACCTGCTGGATATTGACATCCTGACCTCTCCTAATTCAAAG GTGGAAGAGGATATCTGTAAACATTCAACAGCAGACCAGGGTGAAAAAGatttaacttttgttgtacAGAAGAAAGATGCTTCAGAGTTGCTGAACGGCAAGGGTCCGTCACCCAAGGTCtctaagaagaagaacaagaagggTGGTCTTTCTATGTTTCTGAGTGGTGCTCTTGATGAAGCCCCCAAAGAGGTGTCTCCCCCTCCACCACCGACACCAAAAAATGATGGTCCTGCATGGGGCGGGGCCAAGTTTTTGAAGGGTTCTACTTCTCTTCGTGAAATCCAGGATGAGCAGAGCAAAATAATGGGTAACAAGCCAGCTGGGGTTAAAGACAAGGTGGAAGATCCTACTGATTTTGGCAGTGCGGGGAAAATAAAGTTGAGTTCATTTCTTCATTCTAGCCCGATACCTGTTGTGACAACTCGAAGTCCTCAGGCATCTGATGGAGATAAAAACACCCCTCCTTGGGCTGCTCCAGTAACCCCTCCTCAAACCTCTAGGCTGTCTTTAAGGGACATCCAAATGCAACAG GTCAAGAAACAGCAAGGCCTATCCAGCAGTCCAAAAACTAGAACTGCTGGATTCACTATAGCTACTGGTCAAGGCTCGCCATCCGAAGCAACTGGGATGAACCGTTGGTTCAGGCCCGAAGTTGAAACACCATCCTCGATTCGTTCGATTCAAATCGAGGAAAAAGCTATGAAAGATCTCAAACGTTTCTATACCAGTGTCAAGATTGTCAAAAAGCAGCAATGTTAA